A single region of the Chryseobacterium culicis genome encodes:
- a CDS encoding glycosyltransferase family 2 protein, which translates to MINFSILIANYNNGNYFKECYDSLINQTYENWEAIIIDDASTDNSVEIIQSLIKDDSRFKLYHHSVNEGCGSTKAKCMKYAQGDLCAYLDPDDALYPEALEKVALEFMNRDDLAAVYSQMMICNENLVPEKVYAGTKQIYNNRYFFNCPIQFAHLFIFKRKVYLRTAGINATLKNAVDQDLYLKILEQGEVKYLKEPLYLYRLHSNGISQDKAKQSAKESFARVIHDTMKRRGIKTINHKVVPEIFTSSNEIFELLNYQTNKMHRLISKIKVTLDNI; encoded by the coding sequence GTGATAAATTTCTCTATACTTATAGCCAACTATAATAATGGAAATTATTTCAAGGAGTGCTATGATTCATTAATCAATCAAACCTATGAAAACTGGGAAGCGATTATTATTGATGATGCCTCTACAGATAATTCGGTTGAAATCATACAGTCTCTGATAAAAGATGATTCCCGTTTTAAACTTTATCATCATTCAGTTAATGAAGGCTGTGGATCTACCAAGGCCAAATGTATGAAATATGCTCAGGGTGATTTATGTGCTTATCTGGATCCGGATGATGCTCTTTATCCGGAAGCATTAGAAAAAGTAGCGCTGGAATTTATGAACAGAGATGATCTGGCCGCCGTATATTCTCAAATGATGATCTGTAATGAAAATCTAGTTCCGGAAAAAGTATATGCGGGTACGAAGCAGATTTATAACAATCGATATTTTTTCAACTGTCCCATTCAGTTTGCCCATCTTTTTATCTTTAAAAGAAAAGTTTATTTAAGAACTGCAGGAATTAATGCAACCCTGAAGAATGCAGTAGATCAGGATCTTTATCTGAAAATACTGGAACAGGGAGAAGTAAAATACCTCAAGGAACCTTTGTATCTCTACAGGCTTCACTCCAATGGAATTTCTCAAGATAAAGCAAAACAAAGTGCAAAAGAATCATTTGCAAGAGTGATCCATGATACCATGAAAAGACGGGGAATCAAAACAATTAATCATAAAGTGGTTCCCGAAATTTTCACCAGTTCAAATGAAATTTTTGAACTTCTGAATTACCAGACCAACAAAATGCACCGTCTGATCAGCAAAATAAAAGTTACTTTAGATAATATATAA